In Streptomyces capitiformicae, one genomic interval encodes:
- a CDS encoding bifunctional 4-hydroxy-2-oxoglutarate aldolase/2-dehydro-3-deoxy-phosphogluconate aldolase: protein MTDTDLPRVLAGARVLPVLTVPSVATAGPLADALAAGGARCAEVTFRTPDAELVVKAMAAHGGLVVGAGTVLTPQQAERAVAAGARFVVSPGFDEEVVAKCRELGVPVVPGVATATELMRALKAGLDTVKLFPAEPLGGLQTLRALAAPFPRTRFVPTGGIDASRLAAYLAHPAVLAVGGSWMATPDHLDRGDYGEIRRLTAQAVERSMT, encoded by the coding sequence ATGACCGACACCGACCTGCCCCGCGTGCTGGCCGGCGCCCGCGTGCTGCCGGTACTGACCGTGCCGTCCGTCGCGACCGCCGGCCCGCTGGCCGACGCGCTCGCGGCGGGCGGTGCCCGGTGCGCCGAGGTCACCTTCCGCACACCGGACGCCGAGCTGGTGGTCAAGGCCATGGCCGCCCACGGTGGCCTGGTCGTCGGCGCCGGCACGGTCCTCACGCCCCAGCAGGCGGAGCGGGCCGTGGCGGCCGGGGCCCGCTTCGTGGTCTCGCCCGGCTTCGATGAGGAGGTCGTCGCGAAGTGCCGGGAGCTGGGGGTGCCCGTGGTGCCCGGCGTCGCCACCGCCACCGAGCTGATGCGCGCCCTGAAGGCGGGCCTGGACACCGTGAAGCTCTTCCCCGCCGAGCCGCTCGGCGGCCTTCAGACGCTGCGAGCGCTCGCAGCACCCTTCCCCCGGACGCGCTTCGTACCGACCGGCGGTATCGACGCCTCACGCCTGGCCGCCTACCTCGCCCACCCGGCGGTTCTCGCTGTCGGCGGCAGCTGGATGGCCACCCCCGACCACCTGGACCGGGGCGACTACGGCGAGATCCGCCGGCTGACCGCGCAGGCGGTGGAGAGGAGCATGACGTGA
- a CDS encoding SDR family oxidoreductase: MTPFDLTGKLAVVTGARRGIGRAMARALAEAGADVIGVSAWLEERGSAVEKDVVAAGRAFEAIRTDFADPAAVRALGADLAGRERPVDILVNNAGTIRRAPAAEHADDDWELVLQVNLSAQFALARAVGASMVARGQGKVIFTASLLSFQGGITVPGYTAAKHGIAGLTKALANEWAPRGVNVNALAPGYIATDNTQALRDDPVRSKAILDRIPAGRWGDADDLAGATVFLASDAARYVHGVVLPVDGGWLGR, encoded by the coding sequence ATGACCCCCTTCGACCTCACCGGGAAGCTCGCGGTCGTCACCGGGGCCCGGCGTGGCATCGGACGGGCCATGGCCCGCGCGCTCGCCGAGGCCGGCGCGGACGTCATCGGCGTGAGCGCCTGGCTGGAGGAGAGGGGCAGTGCGGTGGAGAAGGACGTCGTCGCCGCGGGCCGCGCCTTCGAGGCGATCCGTACCGACTTCGCCGACCCCGCCGCGGTACGGGCCCTGGGCGCGGACCTGGCCGGGCGGGAGCGGCCGGTGGACATCCTGGTCAACAACGCGGGCACGATCCGCCGCGCCCCGGCCGCCGAACACGCCGATGATGACTGGGAGTTGGTGCTTCAGGTCAATCTCAGTGCGCAGTTCGCGCTGGCCCGTGCGGTGGGCGCGTCGATGGTGGCCCGCGGCCAGGGGAAGGTCATCTTCACGGCGTCGCTGCTCAGTTTCCAGGGCGGTATCACCGTTCCCGGCTACACCGCCGCCAAGCACGGCATCGCCGGTCTGACCAAGGCGCTGGCCAACGAGTGGGCGCCGCGGGGGGTGAACGTCAACGCCCTCGCGCCCGGTTACATCGCCACCGACAACACCCAGGCCCTGCGGGACGACCCGGTGCGCAGCAAGGCGATCCTGGACCGTATCCCGGCCGGCCGCTGGGGCGACGCCGACGACCTGGCGGGCGCCACGGTGTTCCTCGCCTCGGACGCGGCCCGCTACGTCCACGGCGTCGTCCTGCCCGTCGACGGCGGATGGCTGGGCCGATGA
- a CDS encoding zinc-dependent alcohol dehydrogenase: MTLAVRYTAARTLDTAAVLSARPGPGEVELAPAFVGICGTDLHIFHGDMDARVHTPAVLGHEMSGRVVRVGPGVEGWEAGDAVTVMPLRWDGTCPACRAGHQHICQQLDFIGIDSPGAMQQRWTVPASTLIRLPESLSLDRAALVEPTAVAVHDVGRAEVAEGEKVVVVGGGPVGILIALVARAAGAKVRVVELSAHRRLLAGELGLTAWDPMAADVPGLVGEWTGGAGADVAFEVSGAAGGVDTAVDVLGVRGRLCLVAIHPRPREVNLHRFFWRELTLVGARLYDRSDFERAVALVADGTILAERLISKVVPLTQAPAAFEALEGGGDVMKILVDCTDDTQGAAV, encoded by the coding sequence ATGACACTCGCCGTCCGTTACACAGCCGCTCGTACCTTGGACACGGCTGCCGTACTCAGTGCGCGGCCCGGTCCGGGTGAGGTGGAGCTGGCTCCCGCCTTTGTCGGTATCTGTGGCACCGATCTGCACATCTTCCACGGTGACATGGACGCCCGGGTCCATACGCCCGCTGTCCTGGGGCACGAGATGTCCGGCCGTGTCGTGCGGGTCGGCCCTGGCGTGGAGGGCTGGGAGGCCGGGGACGCGGTGACCGTGATGCCGCTGCGCTGGGACGGCACCTGCCCGGCCTGCCGAGCCGGCCACCAGCACATCTGCCAGCAGCTGGACTTCATCGGGATCGACTCCCCGGGCGCGATGCAGCAGCGCTGGACCGTGCCCGCCTCGACGCTCATCCGGCTGCCCGAGTCGCTGTCCCTGGACCGGGCCGCGCTCGTCGAGCCGACGGCGGTCGCCGTGCACGACGTGGGCCGGGCCGAGGTCGCCGAGGGCGAGAAGGTGGTTGTGGTCGGCGGCGGCCCGGTCGGCATTCTGATCGCGTTGGTCGCGCGGGCTGCGGGTGCGAAGGTCCGGGTGGTGGAGCTGAGCGCCCACCGTCGGCTGCTCGCCGGGGAGCTGGGACTGACGGCCTGGGACCCGATGGCGGCCGACGTACCGGGGCTGGTCGGGGAGTGGACCGGGGGCGCGGGGGCGGACGTCGCCTTCGAGGTGTCCGGCGCGGCGGGTGGTGTGGACACGGCGGTCGATGTGCTGGGCGTGCGCGGCCGGCTGTGTCTGGTCGCCATCCACCCCCGGCCCCGTGAGGTGAACCTGCACCGTTTCTTCTGGCGCGAACTCACCCTCGTCGGTGCCCGGTTGTACGACCGGTCCGACTTCGAGCGCGCCGTGGCCTTGGTCGCGGACGGCACGATCCTGGCCGAGCGGCTGATCAGCAAGGTCGTGCCGCTCACGCAGGCGCCGGCCGCTTTTGAGGCCCTGGAGGGCGGCGGTGATGTGATGAAGATCCTCGTGGACTGCACCGACGACACTCAGGGAGCCGCCGTATGA
- a CDS encoding SDR family NAD(P)-dependent oxidoreductase: MDARFWEAVEREDLEALAETLDLAPERRETLGSVEPVLPVLAEWRRRKRESSVLDSWRYTVTWQPAGASRAGANPLPSQWLVVVPGGERAAEGTVGELVERLRGRAGVERVVTVDFDVTREDRAVLAGRLREALAGEPLSGGVLSLLPLAEAAPRDADGPQDSTVPDGVRASVLLMQALADAGVEAPLWTVTQGAVVVPGSGDAGPVPEQAAVWGLGRVFALDHPDRWGGLIDLPAPSTHGAESAWDGLFAGLADDEDEDQFAVRADGLHVRRMVRKPLDAAGAAGAAGAAGGERREVGFSGTTLITGGTGALGAHLARRLAATGAEHLLLVSRRGRGAPGADELEAELTGLGAQVTIAACDITDRDALAKLLADVPEGAPVRAVVHAAGAEPPTAPIEDTDFVGLEEVAGAKIAGAVHLDALLADRPLEAFVLFSSGAGVWGDGGHYGYAAANAYLDAFAERRRGRGLVATSIAWGAWAGGGMVHEAEGDRLRRYGVPTMDPEVAVGAVQQALAYDETFLVVADVIWERFAATYTATRRRRLFDEIPEVRLLAARAARAGTEGNGAGHDADAVPGGESRPFARQLAGVGRAERERMVLQLVRTQVAAVLGHDGTGAIGPNHAFRDLGFDSLTAVELRNRLKEATGLGLPATLVFDHPTPAALGKRLLSGLAPETEPTTGQDLAPLDDLEAAVAVLDPADDVSRTRIAHRLQALLWRLTDGQADQSAGVGEADGELLEAVSDDEMFDLIDKELGLG; encoded by the coding sequence GTGGACGCGCGGTTCTGGGAAGCCGTCGAACGCGAAGACCTCGAAGCGCTCGCCGAGACGCTCGACCTGGCGCCGGAGCGGCGGGAGACGCTGGGCTCGGTGGAGCCGGTGCTGCCGGTGCTGGCCGAGTGGCGGCGACGCAAGCGGGAGAGCTCGGTGCTGGACTCCTGGCGGTACACGGTGACTTGGCAGCCGGCCGGCGCGTCGAGGGCCGGGGCGAATCCGTTGCCGTCGCAGTGGCTGGTCGTGGTTCCCGGTGGTGAGCGTGCGGCCGAGGGCACGGTCGGTGAGTTGGTGGAGCGGTTGCGCGGTCGGGCGGGAGTCGAGCGGGTCGTCACCGTCGACTTCGATGTGACGCGGGAGGACCGGGCCGTTCTCGCGGGTCGCCTCCGCGAGGCCCTGGCCGGGGAACCGCTCAGCGGTGGCGTGCTGTCCCTGCTGCCGCTCGCCGAGGCCGCCCCTCGCGACGCCGATGGACCGCAGGACTCGACCGTGCCGGATGGTGTCAGGGCGTCTGTCCTGCTGATGCAGGCCCTGGCGGACGCCGGGGTGGAGGCACCCCTGTGGACGGTCACCCAGGGCGCGGTCGTCGTGCCCGGGTCCGGCGACGCCGGACCCGTTCCGGAGCAGGCGGCGGTCTGGGGGCTCGGCCGTGTCTTCGCGCTCGACCACCCGGATCGGTGGGGCGGTCTGATCGACCTCCCCGCGCCTTCCACCCATGGCGCCGAGTCGGCGTGGGACGGCCTGTTCGCAGGTCTGGCGGACGACGAGGACGAGGACCAGTTCGCGGTGCGCGCGGACGGGCTTCACGTACGCCGCATGGTGCGCAAGCCGCTCGACGCGGCAGGCGCGGCGGGCGCGGCGGGCGCGGCGGGCGGCGAGCGGCGTGAGGTCGGCTTCTCCGGTACGACGCTCATCACGGGCGGCACCGGAGCCCTGGGCGCGCATCTCGCCCGGCGGCTGGCCGCGACGGGTGCCGAGCATCTGCTGCTGGTGAGCCGGCGGGGCCGGGGCGCACCCGGGGCGGACGAGTTGGAGGCCGAGCTGACCGGGCTCGGTGCGCAGGTGACCATCGCGGCCTGTGACATCACCGACCGGGACGCGCTGGCGAAGCTGCTGGCCGACGTGCCGGAGGGCGCCCCGGTCAGGGCCGTGGTGCACGCGGCGGGTGCCGAGCCGCCGACCGCGCCGATCGAGGACACGGACTTCGTCGGCCTGGAGGAGGTGGCGGGCGCGAAGATCGCGGGTGCCGTTCATCTCGACGCGCTGCTCGCGGACCGTCCGCTGGAGGCGTTCGTCCTGTTCTCCTCGGGCGCCGGCGTCTGGGGCGACGGCGGTCACTACGGCTACGCGGCCGCCAACGCCTACCTCGACGCGTTCGCCGAACGGCGACGTGGCCGCGGTCTGGTGGCGACCTCCATCGCGTGGGGCGCCTGGGCGGGCGGCGGCATGGTCCACGAGGCCGAGGGCGACCGGCTGCGGCGCTACGGCGTACCGACGATGGACCCCGAGGTGGCCGTGGGCGCCGTACAACAGGCCCTGGCGTACGACGAGACGTTCCTCGTCGTCGCCGATGTGATCTGGGAGCGGTTCGCGGCGACCTATACGGCCACCCGACGCCGCCGTCTCTTTGACGAGATCCCGGAGGTACGGCTCCTCGCCGCCCGGGCGGCCCGCGCGGGTACCGAAGGGAACGGGGCCGGTCACGACGCCGACGCCGTGCCCGGCGGCGAGTCGCGGCCGTTCGCCCGTCAGCTGGCCGGAGTGGGCCGGGCCGAGCGGGAACGGATGGTGCTCCAGCTCGTCCGTACGCAGGTCGCGGCGGTCCTCGGTCATGACGGCACCGGCGCGATCGGTCCGAACCACGCCTTCCGCGACCTCGGTTTCGACTCGCTGACCGCTGTGGAGCTCCGCAACCGCCTCAAGGAGGCCACCGGTCTCGGGCTGCCCGCCACCCTGGTCTTCGACCACCCGACCCCCGCCGCCCTCGGCAAGCGGCTGCTGTCCGGACTCGCCCCGGAGACGGAACCGACGACCGGTCAAGACCTGGCGCCTCTGGACGACTTGGAGGCCGCGGTCGCCGTACTCGACCCGGCCGACGACGTCTCCCGCACCCGGATCGCCCATCGGCTGCAAGCGCTGCTCTGGCGGCTCACCGACGGTCAGGCCGATCAGTCGGCGGGCGTCGGCGAGGCCGACGGCGAACTGCTGGAGGCCGTTTCCGACGACGAGATGTTCGACCTGATCGACAAGGAACTCGGTCTCGGCTGA
- a CDS encoding acyl carrier protein: MLTGLVRSNAATVLGHTTPDAVPLDGGFLDNGFDSLAAVDLRNRLNTVTGLRLPPTLVFDYPTPNALAQHIAEEILGEDGEDSEVETLGDLSVLTMLNALEKQLSSDTLDSSLFADVASRLNGLVTLVRSKADEGGEDEDIEFATDEELFSMLDEHFDK, encoded by the coding sequence GTGCTGACCGGACTGGTGCGCTCTAACGCCGCGACCGTCCTGGGCCACACCACCCCCGACGCCGTTCCCCTGGACGGAGGGTTCCTGGACAACGGCTTCGATTCGCTGGCGGCGGTGGACCTCCGCAACCGGCTCAACACCGTCACCGGACTCCGTCTCCCGCCCACCCTCGTCTTCGACTACCCCACCCCCAACGCCCTTGCCCAGCACATCGCCGAGGAGATCCTGGGTGAGGACGGCGAGGACAGTGAGGTGGAAACGCTGGGGGATCTCTCGGTCCTCACCATGCTCAACGCACTGGAGAAACAACTCTCCTCGGACACACTCGACAGTTCGCTTTTCGCCGATGTCGCGAGTCGGCTGAATGGTCTCGTCACTTTGGTCCGCAGCAAGGCGGACGAGGGAGGCGAGGACGAGGACATCGAATTCGCCACGGATGAAGAACTCTTCTCCATGCTTGATGAGCATTTCGACAAATAG
- a CDS encoding tyrosine-type recombinase/integrase, giving the protein MAEKKKKGTRRANGESAIYFGADGRWHARVPMGYKDNGDPYRRHITRKTRDDLVEEVKKLEKQRDAGSAQQPGKPWTVEKWLLHWVENIAKPTVSENTYDGYEVAVRVHLVPGVGKHRLDRLQPEHLESLYRRMQANGARKAGTAHQAHRTARTALGEAVRRGYAAKNAAALAKPPRMEEDESEVEPYSVEEVQCLLLEANKRRNTARWMLALALGLRQGETLGLRWSDVDLDNEYLKLRRNRLRPRYEHGCPEASPCGRKAGYCPAKVQVRRETKNTKSRAGRRAVPLPGPLVAMLRAHAETQERERKAAGDLWTESDYVFTKPLGGPLSPNTDYHDWKRLLEDAGVRKARLHDARHTAATVLMLLGVPARVIDQIMGWEPGTSPSMRARYLHVPDAMLKDVAKKIAEAIWGPPETPAVDKNQDNEV; this is encoded by the coding sequence GTGGCAGAGAAAAAGAAGAAGGGCACCCGCCGCGCCAACGGTGAATCCGCCATCTACTTCGGGGCGGACGGCCGTTGGCACGCGCGCGTTCCGATGGGCTACAAGGACAACGGGGACCCCTACCGCCGACACATCACGCGCAAGACGCGCGATGACTTGGTGGAAGAGGTCAAGAAGCTGGAGAAGCAGCGCGATGCCGGTTCGGCGCAACAGCCGGGCAAGCCATGGACGGTTGAGAAGTGGCTGTTGCACTGGGTTGAGAACATCGCCAAACCGACCGTCAGCGAGAACACGTACGACGGCTATGAAGTCGCCGTTCGCGTCCACCTGGTGCCCGGTGTCGGCAAGCACCGCCTTGACCGCTTGCAGCCCGAACACCTGGAAAGCCTGTACCGCCGTATGCAGGCGAACGGGGCGCGCAAGGCCGGTACGGCTCACCAGGCTCACCGCACCGCCCGTACTGCCCTCGGGGAGGCGGTACGGCGTGGCTATGCGGCCAAGAACGCTGCCGCGTTGGCCAAGCCACCCCGGATGGAAGAGGACGAATCAGAGGTTGAGCCCTACTCCGTGGAGGAGGTTCAGTGCCTGCTACTCGAAGCCAACAAGCGCCGAAACACGGCCCGTTGGATGCTGGCACTGGCGCTCGGACTGCGGCAGGGCGAAACGCTCGGACTGCGCTGGTCTGACGTCGACCTGGACAACGAGTACCTGAAGCTACGCCGGAACCGTCTGCGCCCCCGGTACGAGCACGGGTGCCCGGAAGCCTCGCCGTGCGGCCGGAAGGCGGGGTACTGCCCGGCCAAGGTGCAGGTGCGACGCGAGACCAAGAACACCAAGTCCCGAGCGGGCCGCCGCGCCGTGCCTCTGCCGGGCCCGCTGGTCGCCATGCTCCGTGCCCACGCCGAGACACAGGAGCGTGAGCGCAAGGCGGCCGGCGACCTGTGGACCGAGTCGGACTACGTGTTCACCAAGCCGCTGGGTGGCCCTTTGAGCCCGAACACGGACTATCACGACTGGAAGCGCCTGCTGGAAGACGCGGGGGTCCGGAAGGCCCGGCTGCACGATGCTCGGCACACCGCGGCCACCGTGCTCATGCTGCTCGGAGTCCCGGCCCGCGTCATCGATCAGATCATGGGATGGGAGCCGGGTACCTCCCCGAGCATGCGGGCCCGGTACCTCCACGTTCCGGACGCCATGCTCAAGGACGTGGCCAAGAAGATCGCCGAAGCCATCTGGGGACCCCCGGAAACACCCGCTGTGGACAAAAACCAGGACAACGAGGTCTGA
- a CDS encoding helix-turn-helix domain-containing protein has protein sequence MLNDHGAPAPTDEDSTLVLLTVEEAARRLRIGRTTCYGLIRSGELESVPVGRLRRVPADAPAAYVTRLRTAQRAA, from the coding sequence ATGTTGAACGACCACGGAGCCCCGGCACCCACCGACGAAGACTCCACGTTGGTTCTCCTCACCGTCGAAGAGGCCGCCCGCCGCCTCCGCATCGGCCGGACCACGTGCTACGGGCTCATCCGCTCCGGAGAGCTGGAGTCCGTACCCGTCGGCCGTCTCCGACGAGTCCCTGCCGATGCGCCGGCCGCCTACGTGACCCGTCTCCGCACCGCCCAACGCGCCGCTTGA